In a single window of the Lujinxingia litoralis genome:
- a CDS encoding polysaccharide deacetylase family protein, producing MRAARFVISLDLELFWGVRDHRRLEDYRVELLGVRRAVPAMLKLFEEYGVMATWATVGMLFCESRDELLASLPRRIPAYRDASLSPYPHIASIGRDEVEDPFHFGLSLVRLIEASPGQEIASHTFSHYYCCEPGQGPAEFEADLEAAVAVAGRRGLRLRSLVFPRNQMRRDYLEICRRLGLEVYRGNPPGWLYRAHDRAQNTGMRRVARLIDSVAPLTGARCVSEGSPLARQPVDVPATRFFRPLATRSAWLARRQRVRICREIDEAVRRGGIYHLWWHPHNFGVGLEAHLSELQYILEHMARWRDAGQLVTATMAEAARQGISDQEGPWASAAW from the coding sequence ATGCGGGCAGCACGCTTTGTGATCTCACTGGATCTGGAACTCTTCTGGGGGGTGCGCGATCACCGCCGTCTGGAAGACTATCGGGTGGAGCTGCTGGGGGTACGCCGGGCGGTTCCGGCGATGCTCAAGCTCTTTGAGGAGTACGGGGTGATGGCCACCTGGGCCACCGTCGGGATGCTTTTCTGTGAGAGTCGCGACGAGCTGCTGGCCAGCCTCCCGCGGCGCATTCCGGCCTACCGCGATGCGTCGCTCTCGCCCTACCCGCATATCGCGTCGATTGGACGCGATGAGGTCGAGGATCCCTTTCATTTCGGGCTCTCGCTGGTGCGCCTCATCGAAGCGAGTCCGGGCCAGGAGATCGCCTCGCATACCTTCTCGCATTACTACTGCTGTGAGCCGGGGCAGGGGCCGGCGGAGTTTGAGGCGGACCTGGAGGCGGCGGTGGCCGTCGCCGGGAGGCGCGGACTGCGGCTGCGGAGCCTGGTGTTTCCGCGCAATCAGATGCGGCGCGACTACCTGGAGATCTGCCGGCGCCTGGGGCTGGAGGTGTATCGGGGAAATCCGCCGGGCTGGCTCTATCGGGCTCATGATCGGGCGCAGAATACGGGCATGCGCCGGGTCGCGCGTCTGATCGACAGCGTGGCTCCGCTGACCGGCGCGCGCTGTGTCTCGGAGGGCTCTCCGCTGGCGCGCCAGCCGGTGGATGTGCCGGCCACGCGCTTCTTTCGGCCGCTGGCCACCCGGAGCGCGTGGCTGGCGCGTCGTCAGCGCGTGCGGATCTGCCGCGAGATCGATGAGGCGGTGCGGCGCGGGGGCATCTACCACCTGTGGTGGCACCCGCATAACTTCGGGGTGGGACTGGAGGCGCATCTCTCCGAGCTGCAGTACATTCTCGAACATATGGCGCGCTGGCGGGACGCCGGCCAGCTGGTGACGGCGACGATGGCCGAGGCCGCGCGTCAGGGCATCTCAGATCAGGAGGGACCATGGGCGAGCGCCGCGTGGTGA
- a CDS encoding dTDP-4-dehydrorhamnose 3,5-epimerase family protein, with protein sequence MSRIEEQESLSKIVGVVVRSLTRHSDPRGWLMELWRQDQLPQDFWPQMTYISQTAPGVARGPHEHVDQADYFCFLGPGTFRLHLWDNRPPSTSYERYEVFELGEEQPAAVIIPAGVVHAYQNISRGPGWVINCPNRLYRGEGYAEEVDEIRHEDDPQSPFQLGRAR encoded by the coding sequence ATGAGCCGGATCGAAGAGCAGGAGTCCCTCTCCAAGATCGTGGGTGTGGTGGTGCGCTCGCTGACCCGCCACAGCGATCCGCGGGGGTGGTTGATGGAGCTGTGGCGACAGGATCAGCTCCCGCAGGATTTCTGGCCGCAGATGACCTACATCTCACAGACCGCCCCGGGGGTTGCGCGCGGGCCCCATGAGCATGTCGATCAGGCCGACTACTTCTGTTTTCTGGGGCCGGGCACCTTTCGGTTGCATCTGTGGGACAATCGCCCGCCCTCGACCAGTTATGAGCGCTACGAGGTCTTTGAGCTTGGCGAGGAGCAGCCCGCGGCGGTGATCATTCCGGCCGGGGTGGTGCACGCCTATCAAAATATCAGCCGCGGGCCCGGGTGGGTGATCAACTGCCCCAACCGCCTCTATCGCGGCGAGGGTTATGCTGAAGAGGTCGATGAGATTCGTCATGAAGACGATCCTCAATCCCCCTTTCAGCTCGGGAGAGCGCGCTAG
- a CDS encoding formyl transferase, protein MGERRVVMLAGPGAVTPMLYHELAGRFGPVQVIMEAPMSRVDFMRRRARKLGWVKVGHQTLFQAVVAPALRLEGRRRIHEIQRAYDLRREPIPPGQISAVPSVNSEEARQALQRFNPEVVVISATRIVSKATLACVDAPFINLHTGITPFYRGVHGGYWALRQREPERFGVTVHLVDPGIDTGEILAQRVIQPSKDDNFATYPYLQFAHGVPMVGQAVEALLGGETPGWEVRARGSRLWSHPTVVSYLRGRSYGVR, encoded by the coding sequence ATGGGCGAGCGCCGCGTGGTGATGTTGGCAGGCCCGGGAGCTGTTACGCCGATGCTCTATCACGAGCTGGCAGGGCGTTTCGGGCCGGTGCAGGTGATTATGGAAGCACCGATGTCCCGCGTCGACTTTATGCGTCGGCGCGCTCGAAAGCTGGGCTGGGTGAAGGTCGGGCACCAGACGCTCTTTCAGGCGGTGGTGGCCCCGGCGCTGCGCCTGGAGGGGCGCCGTCGCATTCACGAGATTCAGCGGGCCTATGACCTGCGTCGGGAGCCAATTCCTCCGGGGCAGATCTCGGCGGTGCCTTCGGTGAACTCCGAGGAGGCGCGCCAGGCGTTACAACGTTTTAACCCGGAGGTGGTGGTGATCAGCGCCACCCGTATTGTGAGCAAAGCCACCCTGGCGTGTGTGGACGCCCCCTTTATCAATCTGCATACCGGCATCACGCCCTTTTATCGCGGTGTGCACGGGGGGTACTGGGCGCTGCGTCAGCGGGAACCGGAGCGCTTCGGGGTGACGGTTCATCTGGTCGACCCGGGCATTGATACCGGGGAGATCCTGGCGCAGCGGGTGATTCAGCCCTCCAAGGACGATAACTTCGCGACCTACCCCTATCTGCAGTTCGCCCACGGTGTGCCGATGGTCGGGCAGGCGGTTGAAGCGCTGCTCGGCGGCGAAACCCCGGGCTGGGAGGTGCGCGCCAGGGGGAGCCGGCTGTGGTCCCATCCCACGGTGGTTTCGTATTTGAGAGGACGGAGCTACGGGGTGCGCTGA